Proteins encoded together in one Deltaproteobacteria bacterium window:
- the thrS gene encoding threonine--tRNA ligase has product MSAQINITLPDGSQRQYDSGTTIKDIAASIGKRLARDAVGGVIDGGVIVDIFTPLKQDAKLEIITIGSEKGLEVLRHSTAHLMASVVQQLFPGTQVTIGPSIENGFYYDFKRDEGFTPEDLEKIEDEMRNIAAKGEPFIREEVTREKAKQIFSNLGETFKLELLDAIPEGEPVSLYRHGEWVDLCRGPHVPSTALLKAFKLTHISGAYWRGDERNPMLARIYGTAFWDQKTLDAYLHQLEEAKKRDHRRLGKDLDLFMFHSLAPAMPFFTAKGAFIYNQLVNFIRRYYDVIGMDEVITPQVVDVELFRQSGHLANYSENMFFSQFDEREYGVKPMNCPCHCLMFADRKRSYRDLPIRMADFGRIHRYERSGVTAGLTRVRSFAQDDAHIFCREDQILDEIRQQVVMIKDVFLHFGLEMKVFLSTRPEKSLGNEPELSADERASWDQIWQHAEKTLEKALQVAGLQYTLNAGDGAFYGPKLDFQVRDAIGRWHQLSTIQLDYGLPRRFNLAYTNEQSSDSRPVMIHRAILGSLERFIGILIEHTAGDFPVWLAPEQVRVLTVNDELLSYGREVVTALRERGVRVSLKERNEKLGFKIREAELAKIPFVMVLGNKEMQARAVSLRWRKKGDQGQMPLDQAISLVLKAAALPPITNELLCR; this is encoded by the coding sequence ATGTCCGCACAAATCAACATTACGTTGCCTGATGGCTCCCAACGTCAATACGATAGTGGGACTACTATAAAAGATATTGCAGCTTCTATTGGTAAGCGTCTAGCTCGTGATGCAGTTGGTGGCGTAATAGATGGTGGTGTGATCGTCGATATTTTTACACCCTTAAAGCAAGATGCTAAGCTTGAAATTATCACTATTGGCAGTGAAAAGGGTTTAGAGGTATTACGTCATTCCACGGCTCATTTAATGGCCAGTGTGGTGCAGCAATTATTCCCAGGCACACAAGTTACTATTGGCCCATCTATAGAAAACGGCTTTTATTACGATTTTAAGCGCGATGAGGGTTTTACCCCTGAAGACCTCGAGAAAATCGAGGACGAAATGCGTAACATCGCGGCTAAAGGTGAGCCTTTTATACGTGAAGAGGTAACCCGTGAAAAGGCTAAGCAGATTTTTTCAAATTTGGGTGAGACTTTTAAACTTGAATTACTCGATGCCATACCTGAGGGCGAGCCGGTTTCATTATATCGTCATGGTGAATGGGTAGATTTGTGTCGAGGGCCTCATGTACCATCAACTGCTTTATTAAAAGCTTTCAAGCTTACCCATATTTCAGGTGCATATTGGCGTGGTGATGAGCGTAACCCAATGTTAGCACGTATTTATGGTACGGCTTTTTGGGATCAAAAAACTCTCGATGCGTATTTACATCAACTCGAAGAAGCAAAAAAACGTGATCATCGTCGATTAGGTAAAGATCTCGATTTATTCATGTTTCACTCATTAGCACCAGCTATGCCGTTTTTTACTGCTAAAGGCGCATTTATTTATAACCAATTAGTTAATTTTATTCGACGTTATTACGACGTAATTGGTATGGACGAGGTTATTACCCCCCAAGTAGTCGATGTTGAGTTATTTAGGCAATCAGGGCATTTGGCAAATTACAGCGAAAATATGTTTTTTTCGCAATTTGATGAACGTGAATATGGCGTTAAGCCAATGAATTGCCCATGCCATTGTCTAATGTTTGCCGATCGCAAGCGTTCATACCGTGATTTGCCAATACGTATGGCTGATTTTGGACGTATACATCGCTATGAGCGCTCTGGTGTAACAGCAGGATTAACGCGTGTGCGTTCTTTTGCTCAAGATGATGCACATATCTTTTGCCGTGAAGATCAAATTCTTGATGAGATACGTCAACAAGTAGTTATGATCAAAGATGTATTTCTTCATTTTGGTCTTGAGATGAAAGTTTTTCTTTCAACTCGCCCTGAGAAATCTTTAGGTAATGAGCCAGAATTAAGTGCGGATGAACGGGCTTCATGGGATCAAATTTGGCAGCATGCTGAGAAAACTCTAGAGAAAGCTCTACAAGTTGCAGGTTTGCAATATACGCTTAATGCTGGCGATGGCGCTTTTTATGGTCCAAAACTTGATTTTCAAGTTCGTGACGCTATTGGTCGTTGGCATCAATTATCTACAATTCAGTTAGATTATGGTTTGCCGCGTCGTTTTAATCTTGCCTATACCAACGAACAAAGCAGTGATAGCCGTCCAGTAATGATTCATCGTGCTATTTTAGGTTCACTTGAGCGTTTTATTGGCATTTTGATTGAGCATACGGCTGGTGATTTTCCTGTATGGTTGGCTCCTGAACAAGTAAGGGTACTAACCGTAAATGATGAATTATTGTCCTATGGTCGCGAGGTAGTTACAGCATTGCGTGAACGTGGCGTTCGAGTTAGTCTAAAAGAGCGAAACGAAAAACTTGGGTTCAAAATTCGCGAAGCTGAACTTGCCAAGATTCCTTTTGTAATGGTGCTTGGTAATAAAGAAATGCAAGCTCGTGCAGTATCGCTGCGTTGGCGCAAGAAAGGTGATCAAGGGCAAATGCCGCTTGACCAGGCAATTTCCCTCGTGTTAAAAGCCGCGGCCTTGCCTCCTATCACCAATGAATTATTGTGTAGATAG
- the rpmI gene encoding 50S ribosomal protein L35, whose product MPKMKTKSAAAKRYSVTGKGRVKVGRKGKQHNFSNKSRKRKRNLRGGKLLGPADEAMAKSLLPYA is encoded by the coding sequence ATGCCTAAGATGAAGACAAAAAGCGCTGCTGCTAAGCGTTATTCGGTCACTGGCAAAGGTCGGGTGAAAGTTGGACGTAAAGGCAAACAGCATAACTTTTCAAACAAATCGCGTAAGCGTAAGCGCAATCTGCGTGGTGGAAAATTACTCGGTCCTGCTGATGAAGCTATGGCAAAAAGCTTATTGCCATATGCCTAA
- the pheS gene encoding phenylalanine--tRNA ligase subunit alpha, whose translation MEDLKRIEDAVLVKLQNATTEHDITQIRSEYLGKKGAIGKAMQGLRELAANERPQAGQRINEVKQAIEAALESAQKRINAVAVKQKQKAGSYDVTLPGRRVIAGAPHPLRLVEAEVIRILTELGFSVAEGPLVEHDWYTFEALNIPANHPARDMQDTFFITEQVVLRPHTSNVQTRVMLGRKPPLRIVAPGMTFRNDDIDPTHSPVFHQIEGFWVDEKVTFADLKGVLHRLAERLFGVGAKVRFRPSFFPFTEPSAEVDVSCSACGGVGGTCRVCKGTGWLEILGSGMIDPAVFEAVGYNPEKVQGFAFGMGIERIAMLRYGIDDIRVLFENDLRFLRQFG comes from the coding sequence ATGGAAGATCTTAAACGTATTGAAGATGCAGTTTTAGTAAAGCTGCAAAACGCAACTACTGAGCACGATATTACCCAAATACGTTCTGAGTATCTGGGGAAAAAGGGTGCCATTGGCAAGGCTATGCAGGGTTTGCGTGAACTTGCTGCTAATGAACGCCCGCAAGCTGGTCAACGTATCAATGAAGTCAAACAAGCGATCGAAGCCGCTTTAGAATCAGCACAAAAACGTATTAATGCTGTAGCGGTTAAGCAAAAGCAAAAAGCAGGTAGCTATGATGTAACTTTACCAGGTCGCCGTGTGATTGCTGGTGCGCCACATCCGCTGCGTCTGGTTGAAGCTGAAGTGATTCGTATCCTTACAGAATTAGGATTTTCTGTAGCCGAAGGTCCTTTAGTCGAGCATGATTGGTATACCTTTGAGGCGTTAAATATTCCAGCAAACCACCCTGCTCGTGATATGCAAGACACTTTTTTCATTACTGAGCAGGTTGTTCTACGACCGCATACTTCAAATGTGCAAACACGAGTTATGTTAGGCCGAAAGCCACCGTTACGGATTGTGGCTCCAGGTATGACTTTTCGTAACGATGATATTGACCCTACACATTCGCCAGTATTTCATCAAATAGAGGGATTTTGGGTTGATGAAAAAGTCACATTTGCTGATTTAAAAGGGGTTTTACACCGTTTAGCAGAGCGCTTATTTGGTGTCGGAGCAAAAGTACGTTTTCGTCCCAGTTTCTTCCCTTTTACTGAGCCTTCAGCCGAGGTCGACGTAAGTTGTAGCGCTTGCGGTGGAGTAGGAGGTACTTGTCGTGTTTGCAAGGGGACTGGCTGGTTAGAGATTTTAGGCTCTGGTATGATCGATCCTGCGGTTTTTGAGGCTGTTGGCTACAATCCTGAAAAAGTACAGGGTTTTGCTTTTGGCATGGGTATCGAACGCATCGCGATGCTGCGCTATGGCATAGATGATATACGCGTTTTATTTGAAAATGACCTGCGTTTTTTACGCCAATTTGGATGA
- a CDS encoding flagellar assembly protein T N-terminal domain-containing protein — MTFRLSLLARLLTISLGWLGVNSLALAADGSVVEASGEALIKNGDTVTAKKAAIADALKNCIEKVLGMQITSEFTAAQREIVQNNQSEFNAYIKDNLTQKSEGFIQSHEILSETTKDNVITVTVRAKVFESKVKAKAVELAELIAKAGNPKIMLIIQEIYSNPAKNKRTIAKTSIIAAHLEKELLAKGFELRGAKTAKKIGDDSPETFDKWLEDAGGAAQVAREQGADVLIAGRVEIINKGKIEDAGGLTELEGQIQIEIISMIRGILTANSEVFSTKPVTMRSVGINRERAIHRALRGSGQNAIKQTFSQLLIDLKKSFKKIADTGQNYVVILNGVKSYRKHGIQFIKALKSIDGVSEVMQKSFKGSKLIVNVSFKGSLNDLQPKIFESLEQVAGFSNLDVDNISGKQISLKL; from the coding sequence ATGACTTTTAGATTAAGCCTATTAGCAAGGCTTTTGACAATATCACTTGGTTGGCTTGGCGTTAATTCTTTAGCTCTTGCTGCTGATGGTAGCGTTGTAGAAGCCAGTGGTGAAGCCCTAATAAAAAATGGTGATACCGTAACCGCTAAAAAAGCTGCGATTGCCGATGCCCTTAAGAATTGCATCGAAAAAGTCTTAGGCATGCAAATAACAAGTGAATTTACCGCCGCACAGCGCGAGATTGTTCAAAACAACCAGTCAGAATTTAATGCTTATATTAAAGATAATCTCACTCAAAAAAGTGAAGGATTTATTCAAAGTCACGAAATCCTTAGTGAAACAACAAAAGACAACGTAATTACGGTAACAGTGCGCGCAAAAGTCTTTGAATCAAAAGTAAAAGCCAAAGCTGTTGAACTGGCGGAGTTGATTGCTAAAGCCGGAAATCCAAAAATTATGCTAATTATTCAAGAAATCTATAGCAATCCGGCCAAAAATAAACGCACTATTGCAAAAACATCGATTATCGCTGCTCATCTTGAAAAAGAATTGTTGGCCAAAGGTTTTGAATTACGTGGGGCTAAAACAGCTAAAAAAATCGGCGACGATTCCCCTGAGACTTTTGATAAATGGTTAGAAGATGCGGGTGGTGCCGCCCAAGTAGCTCGCGAACAAGGTGCAGATGTTCTTATTGCTGGTCGCGTAGAAATAATAAATAAAGGAAAAATTGAGGATGCTGGCGGACTTACCGAACTAGAAGGACAAATTCAAATTGAAATAATCAGTATGATTCGTGGTATACTAACAGCAAATAGCGAGGTCTTTAGTACTAAACCAGTGACTATGCGTTCGGTTGGCATTAATAGAGAACGCGCAATACATCGTGCTTTACGTGGCTCTGGCCAAAACGCCATTAAACAAACTTTTTCGCAACTGTTAATTGATCTTAAAAAGAGCTTTAAAAAAATTGCTGATACTGGCCAAAATTATGTAGTTATTTTAAATGGAGTAAAAAGTTATCGTAAACATGGCATTCAATTCATTAAAGCACTTAAAAGTATAGATGGCGTCTCTGAAGTAATGCAGAAATCATTTAAAGGTAGCAAGCTAATAGTAAATGTATCTTTTAAGGGTTCTCTCAATGACTTACAGCCAAAAATCTTTGAATCTCTTGAACAAGTCGCAGGTTTCAGTAATTTAGATGTTGATAATATTTCGGGCAAGCAAATTAGTCTTAAACTATAG
- the infC gene encoding translation initiation factor IF-3, translated as MAKPSQNNGDLRINYRIRAREIRVIDPEGRQLGIMPPELAMQKATEMGLDLVEISPDSRPPVCRIMDYGKFKYAQKKKSAEARKNQASMVVKEVKFRPKIEEHDFLTKVEHIKRFLSDGHKTKVTMMFRGREITHQEIARRILERVVESLKTENLGTIEQMPKLEGRNMIMVVAPNAKQ; from the coding sequence ATCGCAAAGCCCAGTCAAAACAATGGCGATTTACGGATTAATTATCGTATCCGAGCGCGAGAAATCCGTGTTATCGATCCCGAAGGTCGGCAACTCGGAATAATGCCGCCAGAACTTGCCATGCAGAAGGCGACTGAAATGGGGTTAGATCTTGTTGAAATTTCCCCTGATAGTCGACCGCCAGTTTGCCGAATTATGGATTATGGCAAGTTCAAATATGCGCAAAAGAAAAAATCAGCCGAGGCTCGCAAAAATCAAGCGAGCATGGTTGTTAAGGAGGTCAAGTTTAGACCAAAAATCGAGGAACACGACTTTCTTACTAAGGTTGAGCACATCAAGAGGTTTTTAAGTGATGGCCACAAAACCAAGGTAACAATGATGTTCCGTGGGCGTGAAATTACTCATCAAGAGATTGCACGCCGAATCCTCGAACGTGTGGTTGAAAGCTTGAAAACTGAAAATCTTGGCACCATCGAGCAAATGCCAAAGCTTGAAGGTCGTAATATGATTATGGTGGTTGCGCCTAATGCTAAGCAGTAG
- the rplT gene encoding 50S ribosomal protein L20 has protein sequence MPRTKGGPKTRARRKAVFKRAKGFYGGRRKLFAPAKETVDRALAYAFSGRKQAKRQYRSLWIARINAAVRPLGLSYSRFIAGLSRAKIEIDRRVLAELARSDATAFSAIANAAKQAL, from the coding sequence ATGCCTCGCACAAAAGGTGGACCAAAAACACGCGCGCGCCGTAAGGCCGTATTTAAACGCGCTAAGGGATTCTATGGTGGGCGGCGTAAATTATTCGCCCCCGCAAAAGAGACAGTTGATCGTGCTCTGGCGTATGCTTTCAGTGGTCGTAAACAAGCAAAGCGACAATATCGTAGTTTATGGATAGCTCGTATTAACGCGGCGGTACGACCTTTGGGCCTTTCTTACAGCCGTTTTATAGCAGGTCTCTCACGGGCAAAGATCGAGATCGATCGCCGCGTGCTTGCCGAGTTAGCACGTAGCGATGCAACAGCATTTAGTGCCATCGCTAATGCTGCTAAACAAGCTCTTTAG
- a CDS encoding HlyC/CorC family transporter: MVILLLAHGIFIGGETAIRALKQIQPNERIPGESRRARAIALIQTNSERLLVAFQVSAAISATTLIALTVYNLHDVLQQLIAQISILTSVASELSLFLLITILSLLIVIIGTLVPKALARHAAPAYAAIVVPTIYIFARIFAPILWLVKQWANLIVRLLLGEVANTETRLSSNDLEKLIDQASLTGLVHPQAGEIAVRALDFGGVVINEIMIPRTQIVAINADATFEQLRRLLLEENHSYYPVYNGTLDEIQGIISTNDILTLVWEKELIVLQDLIRPPHFVPENVRAVDVLRELQREHIQFAIVVDEHGGTAGIITTKDLIEELVGEIIEQGERSPEHVYAQRDGSLVVPGNMAIRDANRELPFELSEDEEYASVGGLAVTLAGRIPESGERLITNNGIVLEILDASPRRVRWLRFWPPPQRPQSLSQNK; encoded by the coding sequence TTGGTAATTTTGCTTTTAGCCCATGGTATTTTCATTGGCGGTGAAACAGCCATTCGGGCGCTTAAGCAAATTCAACCTAATGAGCGTATTCCGGGAGAATCACGTCGTGCTCGAGCAATTGCTTTAATACAAACAAATTCAGAAAGGCTGCTTGTGGCCTTTCAGGTTAGCGCGGCAATTAGTGCAACTACTCTGATAGCATTGACTGTCTATAATTTACACGATGTGCTGCAACAACTTATAGCCCAAATATCTATATTGACTTCAGTAGCTTCTGAATTATCTTTATTTCTACTAATCACTATTTTAAGTTTGCTTATAGTAATAATTGGCACTTTAGTACCAAAAGCTTTAGCGCGACATGCTGCACCAGCTTATGCTGCTATCGTTGTCCCAACTATTTATATTTTTGCTCGTATATTTGCTCCTATTCTTTGGTTAGTAAAACAGTGGGCTAATCTAATAGTGCGCCTGCTACTTGGCGAAGTAGCCAATACTGAAACACGTTTGTCTTCAAATGATTTAGAAAAATTAATCGATCAAGCTTCACTTACTGGGTTGGTGCATCCTCAAGCTGGAGAAATAGCCGTACGCGCTTTAGATTTCGGTGGTGTTGTTATCAATGAAATAATGATACCGCGAACTCAAATTGTTGCCATAAATGCAGATGCCACTTTTGAACAATTACGCCGTTTATTATTAGAAGAAAACCATTCATATTATCCGGTATATAACGGTACCCTTGATGAGATACAGGGCATAATTTCGACTAATGATATTTTAACATTAGTTTGGGAAAAAGAGCTTATCGTTCTACAAGATTTGATTCGACCACCACACTTTGTTCCAGAAAATGTACGAGCGGTTGATGTACTGCGTGAACTGCAACGCGAACATATTCAATTTGCTATTGTAGTAGATGAACATGGTGGTACGGCCGGAATTATAACTACCAAAGATTTGATAGAAGAATTGGTTGGCGAAATAATCGAACAAGGTGAGAGATCGCCTGAGCATGTGTATGCCCAACGTGATGGTTCATTAGTAGTTCCAGGTAATATGGCGATACGTGATGCTAATCGTGAGTTACCCTTTGAACTATCTGAAGATGAAGAGTATGCCAGCGTTGGAGGGCTTGCGGTTACGCTCGCCGGACGTATCCCAGAATCTGGCGAACGTCTTATTACTAATAATGGTATTGTTCTTGAAATTCTCGATGCTTCGCCACGTCGCGTACGTTGGTTACGTTTTTGGCCACCACCACAAAGACCGCAGAGTCTGTCACAAAATAAATAA